CCCATCTGAACAAAATTCGCGTGAAAGTTGGACAAAGAGTCTCGCGCGGCCAGCGTATTGGTGATATGGGAGCCTCTGGACGTGTCACTGGCCCCCACCTGCATTACGAAGTGCGCGTTGGCGGGAAGGCCGTTAACCCCATGATCTACATCAAGGCTGCGAACAATGTTTTCTAAAAGCAAAATCAACGAGCCCGGCGCCAAGCCGGAGGCACCGAAACCCGCAGACGCCGCTGCCAAGCCCGCAGCGCCGCAAGCTGGGTCCGAGTTCAAATCCTCCTCGGCACCGGCCACCCCCAAGGCCAAACCGCCAGCATCCGTGCTCTCTGCCGACCTGCACATCACCGGCAATCTTAAAACCACCGGCGATATTCAGATCGAAGGCACAGTTGAGGGCGACATTCGTGCCCACCTTCTCACCGTTGGCGATGGTGCCACCGTCAAAGGCGAAGTGATTGCGGATGACGTCGTGGTCAATGGCCGCATCGTGGGTCGTGTGCGCGGCCTCAAAGTACGCCTGACCTCGACCGCACGGGTCGAAGGCGACATCATTCACAAGACCATTGCAATCGAAAGCGGCGCGCATTTCGAAGGGTCGGTTCAGCGTCAGGACGACCCGCTGTCCAAGACCCCGGCGACCCCGGCACCTAAACCGGCAAGCTAAACGCGATCTAGCTATAAGAAAT
This genomic window from Rhodobacteraceae bacterium D3-12 contains:
- a CDS encoding polymer-forming cytoskeletal protein, which produces MFSKSKINEPGAKPEAPKPADAAAKPAAPQAGSEFKSSSAPATPKAKPPASVLSADLHITGNLKTTGDIQIEGTVEGDIRAHLLTVGDGATVKGEVIADDVVVNGRIVGRVRGLKVRLTSTARVEGDIIHKTIAIESGAHFEGSVQRQDDPLSKTPATPAPKPAS